The Candidatus Latescibacterota bacterium genome window below encodes:
- a CDS encoding tetratricopeptide repeat protein, translating to MLFIMDYSDDKTGPAGHYRMHGSSPAFAFGMRMEGTGMIRSIMDIRNYMRPRCLNPFILVATFLAVYLFSGCAGGPPSEAPSPDTEEETGEIGQDLDSSGAVIFDATVAAQNSQFKTAATMLMGLLEKEPDNIEALRLLARVYAADGNASASSSTWEKVATLSPSDPDAAYEAGSALAGKEKWNEVRTRMLSTEAYGKADKRHYLLLGQASLELGYNGEAEKYLLKAGDVELAEVLLGKLYYKKGKTQLAERTFKKTLEKNSGNYIANLHLGYINYSRNRKEVALKYYRKAHRADPDDPLAILSMASLLEKIGNRKDAVKYYKRSLTLRRTPVSERRKVYISLVRLMLEGKMYNELYPVAGKGAGEFPDAGGIYFYWGEALRLQGNNKKAREMFNKAARDPAWKKHALERFHSIR from the coding sequence ATGTTATTCATTATGGACTATAGTGATGATAAAACAGGTCCTGCTGGACATTACCGGATGCATGGCAGTTCCCCCGCTTTCGCTTTCGGTATGAGGATGGAAGGGACAGGAATGATAAGATCGATAATGGATATCCGCAATTACATGCGTCCTCGCTGCTTGAACCCGTTCATATTGGTAGCGACATTTCTTGCAGTCTATCTCTTCAGTGGATGTGCCGGAGGGCCTCCCTCAGAGGCGCCCTCTCCCGATACAGAAGAAGAGACAGGTGAAATCGGGCAGGATCTGGACTCATCCGGCGCTGTGATCTTCGACGCGACTGTCGCCGCGCAGAACAGTCAGTTCAAAACGGCAGCGACTATGCTAATGGGACTTCTGGAAAAGGAACCTGACAACATCGAGGCTTTGAGACTTCTTGCCAGAGTATATGCAGCTGATGGCAATGCCTCCGCCTCTTCATCCACCTGGGAAAAGGTAGCCACGCTTTCCCCCTCCGATCCAGACGCAGCGTACGAAGCAGGTTCCGCACTTGCCGGAAAAGAAAAATGGAATGAAGTCAGAACAAGGATGCTGTCCACAGAAGCATACGGCAAGGCGGACAAAAGACATTATCTTCTACTTGGCCAGGCTTCTCTGGAATTGGGTTATAATGGAGAAGCGGAAAAATACCTGCTGAAGGCCGGGGATGTGGAACTTGCAGAAGTTCTCCTCGGCAAACTTTATTATAAAAAAGGCAAGACGCAACTCGCCGAGCGGACGTTCAAAAAGACTCTCGAAAAGAACAGTGGAAACTATATCGCCAACCTCCATCTCGGATATATAAACTACAGCAGAAACAGAAAAGAAGTCGCGTTGAAATATTACAGGAAAGCTCATCGCGCCGACCCGGACGACCCTCTTGCGATTCTCTCAATGGCATCGCTCCTGGAAAAAATCGGTAACCGGAAAGACGCGGTCAAATACTACAAGAGGTCCCTCACTCTGCGGAGGACGCCCGTCTCCGAACGTAGAAAAGTATATATATCGCTCGTAAGGCTCATGCTTGAGGGAAAGATGTACAACGAGCTTTACCCTGTGGCCGGTAAAGGCGCAGGTGAATTCCCCGACGCCGGTGGAATCTACTTCTACTGGGGTGAGGCGCTTCGCCTGCAGGGCAACAATAAAAAGGCCAGGGAGATGTTCAACAAGGCGGCCCGCGACCCGGCCTGGAAGAAACATGCCCTTGAAAGGTTTCATTCCATAAGGTAA